The following is a genomic window from Mycobacterium parmense.
GCGACGAGGCGCGCCGACATCGACAGCTCCTGTTCCAGGGCGGTGAGTTCGGCCAGGTAATGCGCCAGCGCGGTGAAGGCCGCGCTACCGGTGGCCAGCCGCACCACGTCGCCCGTCACGTTCGGATTGCCGTCGCGGTCGCCGCCGATCCAGGAACCGGGTTGCAGGATGGGCCCTGCCAGCAGATCGGCGTCAGGCCAGCGGGCCCGCAACGCCTCTCGGACCTCCGCGTTCACCTGCGGGATCACCTTGAAGAACGCGGCGTCGTAATAGCGCAGCCCCACCTCGATCTCATCGGTGATCTGCAACCGGGACAGCCGGATGAGGGCGGTCTGCCACAGCGTGAGGACGTGGCGGCGCAGCTCGTGCTCGATGTTGCGGCCGTCGTCGGTCTCGGCGTGCCCCTCGGCGTGCAGCCGCATCAGCTGGGTGATCCGGTGCTGGGTGACGAAGACGGTGCGGCGGCGGGTCTCGGTGGGGTGGGCGGTGATCACCGGCGAGACCAGGGCGCCGCGCAGCGCGTCGGCGACGGTGGCCGAATCAAGCTCTGCCCGGTCGAGTTTGGCATACGTCGCGGCCAGGCTGCTGTCCTGCGGCGCATCGCCCGCGGCCACGTGGATGGCGCGCCGGCGCTCGCGGTGGATGTCCTCGGCCACGTTGGCCAGCAGCGCGAAGTGGCTGAACGCCCGGATGACCGGGATGGCCAGGCGGATGTCGATGCCGTAGAACATCCGGGCCAGCTCGGCGCGATCGATCTCGGAGCGACGGACCCGGAAGGACTCCACCCGCGCCCGCTCCACCAGGTCGAAGACCTCGTCGCCGTTCTGTTCGCGCACGGTGTCGCCCAGGATGGCGCCCAGCAGCCTGATGTCGGCCCGCATCGGCTCGGTCGCCTCGCGGCCGACGAGGGTCCGCTGGACGGCACCGATGGGCTCCAGAGCGGTGTCAGTGACCTCAACCATGCGTCCCAGTATCGTGGCGGATCGCCCGGTCCGCCCCTCGGGGAAAGCAGCGACGGGTCAGCGGTACTTGATCAGCAGGGCCATACCGACGATGCACACCAGCCAGATACCCGTGATGAACAGGGTCAACCGGTCCAGGTTCTTCTCGACCACCGTCGAACCGGAGAGGCTGGACTGCACGCCCCCGCCGAACAGCGTGGACAAGCCGCCACCCTTGGCGCGGTGCAGCAGCACCAGCAGGACCACCAGGATGCTGGTGACGACCAGCGTGATCTGCAGCGCCAATTGCATGACGCGCAGTTTACCCGGCGCGCGCCCGTGCCCTACGGAAGGGGCCCGCCGGCGGCGATCGCCGCCAGCGTCGCGAACTGCTCGCCGTCCAGCGACGCCCCGCCGACCAGGGCCCCGTCGATGTCGTCGCGGGCGACGATCTCGCCGATGTTCTTGGCGTTCACCGACCCGCCGTAGAGCACTCGCACGCCCTCGGCGACCTGCGCCGACGCCAGCGCGCCCAGCTCCTTGCGAACCGCGGCGCACACCTCCTGCGCGTCGGCGGCGCTGGCAACGCGCCCGGTGCCGATCGCCCAGACGGGCTCGTAGGCGACGACGACCCTGCCGATCTGCTCGGCGGACAGCCCCGCCAGCGACCCGCGCAGCTGCCGCTCGCAGTGGCCGACGTGCTCGCCCGCCTCACGGACGTCGAGGTGCTCGCCGATGCAGACGATCGGGGTCAGCTCGTGCCTGAGCGCGGCGGCGGCCTTCGCGGCCACCAACGCGTCGTCCTCGTGGTGGTAGGTGCGCCGCTCGGAGTGCCCGACGATGACGAACGTGCAGCCCAGCTTGGCCAGTAGCGGCCCGCTGATGTCGCCGGTATAGGCGCCGGAGTCGTACTGCGAGAGGTCCTGGGCCCCGTAGGTGAGCCGCAGCTTGTCGCCGTCGACCAGGGTCTGCACGCTGCGCAGGTCGGTGAACGGCGGCAGCACCGTGACGTCGACCCTGTCGTAGTACTTGTCCGGCAGGGCGAACGCGATCTTTTGCACCAGCGCGATCGCCTCGAAGTGGTTGAGGTTCATCTTCCAGTTGCCGGCGATCAACGGCTTGCGGCTCACGCGTCACCTCCCGGCTGCGGCCGGTTCAACACCTCGATACCCGGAAGTGTCTTGCCCTCAAGGTATTCCAGCGACGCGCCACCGCCGGTCGAGATGTGCGAAAAGTCACCCTCGGGGATGCCGAGGGCGCGCACCGCGGCCGCGGAGTCGCCGCCGCCGACCACGCTGAACGCGCCTTTGCCGGTCGCGGCGGCGATGGCGTCGGCGACGCCCTTGGTGCCCGCGGCGAACGACGCGAACTCGAAGACGCCCATGGGGCCGTTCCAGAAAATCGTCCTGGCGTTGGACAGCAACGCCGTGAACCGTTTGACCGAGCCCGGCCCGATATCCAGGCCGATCTTGTCATCGGGGATCGAGTCGGCCCCGACGGTCTGCGGCTGCGCGTCGGCGGCGAACTTGTCGGCGACGACGATGTCCATCGGCAACCGCAGCACGTCGACGTAGGTGTCCAGCAACCGCCGACAAGTTTGAACCATCTCCTCTTCCAGCAGCGACTTGCCCACTGAGAAACCCTGCGCGGCAAGGAAGGTGAAGCACATGCCGCCACCGATCACGATGCTGTCGGCCTTGGTCGCCAGCGACTCGATGACGCCCAGCTTGTCGGATACCTTTGACCCGCCGAGCACCACCGCGTAGGGGCGCCGGGTCGAGCTGGTCAGCTGCTCGAGCACCTCGATCTCGCCGGCCACCAGCGTGCCGGCGTAGTGTGGCAGCAGCGTCGCCACGTCGTACACCGACGCCTGCTTGCGGTGCACCACCCCGAAGCCGTCGGAGACGAAAGCCCCCGCCGGACTTACCAATTCAGCCATCTCGCGGGCCAGGGCCAAGCGCTCGGCGTCGTCCTTGCTGGTTTCGCGCGGGTCGAAGCGGACGTTCTCCAGCAGCAGGACGTCGCCGTCGGTGAGCCCCTCGGCGCGGGCCAGAGCGTCGGCGCCCACCACATCACCGGCCAGTTGCACGTGCCGGCCCAGCTGCTCGCCGAGCGCGGCCGCGACCGGAGCCAGCGACAACTTCGGGTCGGGCCCGTTCTTCGGGCGGCCCAGGTGCGCCGCGACCACCACCCTGGCGCCGGCGTCCAGCAGCGCTTTCAGTGTGGGGACCGACGCGGTGATCCGGCCGGGGTCGGTGATTACGCCGTCTTCGTCGAGCGGGACGTTCAGGTCGGAGCGAACCAACACGCTTCGACCGGAAACCCCTTGCTCAAGCAGGTCTTCGAGCGTTGGAACGGCCACGATTACAGCGACTTGCCGACCAGGCCGACCAGATCGACCAGGCGGTTGGAGTAGCCCCACTCGTTGTCGTACCACGACACGACCTTGGCCTGGTTGTCGATCACCTTGGTCAGGCCCGAGTCGAAGATCGAACTGTGCGGGTCGGTGACGATGTCGCTGGAGACGATCGGCGCGTCGTAGTACTTCAGGATGCCCTTGAGCTTGCCCTCGGCGGCGGCTTTGAACGCCGCGTTGATCTCCTCGGCGCCGGCGGGCTTCGACAGCTCGGCGGTCAGGTCGGTGACCGAGCCGGTGGGAATGGGGACCCGCAGGGCGTAGCCGTCGAGCTTGCCCTTCAGCTCCGGCATCACCAGCCCGATCGCCTTGGCCGCACCGGTGGACGTCGGGACGATGTTCAGCGCCGCGGCGCGGGCCCGGCGCAGGTCTTTGTGCGGGCCGTCCTGCAGGTTCTGGTCCTGGGTGTAGGCATGGACGGTGGTCATCAGGCCCTTGACGATGCCGAACTCGTCGTGCAGCACTTTGGCAAGCGGCGCAAGGCAGTTCGTGGTGCAGGAGGCGTTGGAGATGATGTTCTGGCTGCCGTCGTACTTGTCGTCGTTGACACCCAGGACGATGGTGATGTCGGGGTTGGTGGCGGGCGCCGAGATCAGCACCTTCTTGGCGCCTGCGTCCAGGTGGCCCTTCGCCTTGGCGGCGTCGGTGAACAGCCCGGTGGATTCCACGACGACGTCGACGCCCAGGTCGCCCCACGGCATCGCCGCCGGGCCTTCCCTGACCTCGAGTGCGGAGATCTTGCGGTTGCCGACGACTATCGTGTCCTCGCCGTCGAGGCTCACGTCGAAGGGCAAGCGGCCCAGGATCGAGTCGAACTTGAGCAGGTGCGCAAGCGTGTGGTTGTCGGTGATGTCGTTGACGGCAACCACCTCGATGTCGGCGCCGCCCTGCTCCTGTTGAGCCAATAAGGCACGGTAGAAGTTGCGCCCGATACGACCGAAGCCGTTTATACCTACCCGGACCGTCACTTGCCTCTCCCTGTCTTCCTGCTGTTGCGAGTCCGCTGATGTCGCGCTCGTGGTCAGCCTAGAACAGTGAGGTGCCGCAGCGTGCTGCCGGTGAGCGCGCATCGGGTTCGCCGTCGCCCGGGACCGGCGTACCCGTAGCGCCACCCGCCCCGAATGCCGCATTCCGCGGGCGCGAAATCAGCTCAATTTGAATTCAAAAGGCGCGGCCGTCAAAGTCCCGGAAAGAAAGCCCGTGGGAGGAATCCCGAATGAAATACCCGGCCGGTCCGCGGGCCGGCATGTAACGAGGCACGGACGGCCATTCCGGCCGGTGCCGGCCACCCCGGTTGGGGGTGTTGACCACCGCATCCACCGGGCGGCGCGAAATGGCCTCGCGGGGGCTTTTGGAATGCGGAAACGTCACCTTTTGGAAACGGTGCGGCGCGTTCGTTCCCCGTTGTGCACCCGATCCCGACAATTGACTCGGTCGTCCCAGCACGACCTGGGTACGGCAAGCGGCTGCACCGATTGACTGCGAAATGTCGAGCGTGAATATAAGGAGTTGACGTTGATGACGATCTTTGAACGGGTCAACATCAAGATATTTGCCAGCGCCGGGTTGTGCGGAGCCGCTATGGCGATGAGTCCGGACGCGGCCGCCGCCCCGTTCATGACGGGCGGGGCCTGCATCCACCAGCAGGCCGGCGACGCTATCGCGCCGGCGGCCGCTGGAGCGGACGCCGCGGGCGCACCGGTGGTAGTGGCCGGCGATGTGTGTACGACGAGTGCCCCCCTCACCGACATGTCCGGCGTCCCGCTGGCCGTGCCTGGGCCACTGGCCGCGCCGGTGCCGGCCGGAGCACCGCTGATCGCCCTCGGGCCACCGATTCCGGCCGGTGCCCCGATACCGGCCGGCGCTCCGCTGCCGGCGGTGCCGGTGGTGCCGGTGGGCGCTCCGCTGATCGCGCTGGCCGGGGCTCCGGTGGACGGGGTCATCGCCGCGCCGATCATCGACATGGCCAAGGACGTGCCGACCGGTCCGGCGCCCACCGGCGGGCCGGTGCCCGGTCAGCCGGTTCCGCCCGGCCCCGCGCACTGAGGCCGATCCCGTTCGAAGACGACGCGGACCCGCTGGGTTATCCCAGCGGGTCCGTTTCGGTTCGGGCCGGGGGTTCGGTCAGGAGAAATCAGCCAGTAAAGACTGGTAGGCGGCCGTGCGGCAGTGCCGTTCAGTGCCGTTCGATGGCGTTCAGTGCCGTTCGATGGCGTTCAGCGCCGTTCGATGGCGTTCAAGGCGGCACCACCCGCGTGTGAGCCGGGAGCTATTCCTGGACGATCACCGGGTCGCCCACGTGGACCGCGTTGTAATACCACTCCGCGTCCTGTGGGCTCAGGCTGATGCAGCCGTGGCTGACGTTCTCGAGCCCGAGGGAGTTGACCGCCCACGGCGCCGAGTGAACGAAGAGTCCGTGGTTGGTGATGCGGACGGCGTAATCGACCGGGAGCCGGTAGCCGTCGGGGTCGTCGACGGGGATGCCGACGCTGCTCGAATCCATGATCAGCGAGCGTTCCTTGGACAAGACGGTGTACGTGCCGACCGGCGTCGGGAACTCCGGCCTGCCCATCGAGGCCGGCAACACACCCTGTTCGCCGAAGTGTGGCCGGTGATGGGGGGTGGGCACCGGGGGCGTCGGTCCGGCCTCGACCCCGTCGATGCTGACGGTGAAGGTGTGATCCGAGATACTGGCCACGCCGACGACGGCGGGGCCCGTCTCGAACTCGGTGGCCACGCCGCCGACCGACAGCGCCATGGTGCTGTGTGCCGGCCAGAACCGGTCGGGCACCCACTGCACGACGTCGTTGTCGAGCCACTCGAATCTGCCGGTCATCGCGGGCGCCGATCTGACGTCGAGGGCACGCTCGGCCGCGTGCCGGTCGGCGATGGGAACCCGGAACCTCACCACGATCGGGTGCGCCACGCCCACCACCGCGCCCCGCGCCGGCAGCACCGACGCGATCGGGGGCCCGGATGGCCGGCTGGCCGCCGCCAGCCTGATATCGGCGGGCCCCGCTGCCACGCTCGCAGCGATCCCGACAACGGCGAGGACACACCGAAAAACCGCCCGCATGGCTCCAATTCCCTTTAACTGACAGAGTTGCAATAGTGATGTTAAGGCGGTGTGACCAGTGTAAACGTAAGGGCGCGTAAGCGATTCGATCAAGTATGGGTCACGTTTCGGCTACGGCCGGTTGCGCAGCCAGCGCAGCGCCGACTCGGCGGCGTGGTAGCCGCACAGGCCGTGGATGCCGGCCCCCGGCGGCGCGGACTGCGAGCACAGATACACCCCCGGCACGCCGGTCGCGTAGGGGTCGACGGCGATGCGCGGACGGAAAAGGACCTGCAGGCCGTCGTTGGCGCCGCCGATGATGTCGCCGCCGACGAAGTTGGGGTTGTAGGCCTCCAGCTCGGCGGTGCCCTTGCTGACGGTCGCGACGACGCGGTCGCGAAAACCCGGGGCGAACCGTTCGATCTGCTCGACGACGGCCGCGGTCGCGTCGCCGGTGTAGCCGAACGGCACGTGCGCGTATGCCCACACCGGGTTGATGCCGCCCGCCGACCGCGACGCGTCGGCCAGGTACTGCTGGCCGACGAGCACGAACGGCCGCCGCGCCATCTTCCCTTGCGCGCGTTGATGTTCCGTGTCGGCGATCTCGGCGAATGTTCCGCCGAGGTGGA
Proteins encoded in this region:
- the secG gene encoding preprotein translocase subunit SecG, with protein sequence MQLALQITLVVTSILVVLLVLLHRAKGGGLSTLFGGGVQSSLSGSTVVEKNLDRLTLFITGIWLVCIVGMALLIKYR
- the tpiA gene encoding triose-phosphate isomerase — its product is MSRKPLIAGNWKMNLNHFEAIALVQKIAFALPDKYYDRVDVTVLPPFTDLRSVQTLVDGDKLRLTYGAQDLSQYDSGAYTGDISGPLLAKLGCTFVIVGHSERRTYHHEDDALVAAKAAAALRHELTPIVCIGEHLDVREAGEHVGHCERQLRGSLAGLSAEQIGRVVVAYEPVWAIGTGRVASAADAQEVCAAVRKELGALASAQVAEGVRVLYGGSVNAKNIGEIVARDDIDGALVGGASLDGEQFATLAAIAAGGPLP
- a CDS encoding phosphoglycerate kinase; translation: MAVPTLEDLLEQGVSGRSVLVRSDLNVPLDEDGVITDPGRITASVPTLKALLDAGARVVVAAHLGRPKNGPDPKLSLAPVAAALGEQLGRHVQLAGDVVGADALARAEGLTDGDVLLLENVRFDPRETSKDDAERLALAREMAELVSPAGAFVSDGFGVVHRKQASVYDVATLLPHYAGTLVAGEIEVLEQLTSSTRRPYAVVLGGSKVSDKLGVIESLATKADSIVIGGGMCFTFLAAQGFSVGKSLLEEEMVQTCRRLLDTYVDVLRLPMDIVVADKFAADAQPQTVGADSIPDDKIGLDIGPGSVKRFTALLSNARTIFWNGPMGVFEFASFAAGTKGVADAIAAATGKGAFSVVGGGDSAAAVRALGIPEGDFSHISTGGGASLEYLEGKTLPGIEVLNRPQPGGDA
- the gap gene encoding type I glyceraldehyde-3-phosphate dehydrogenase; amino-acid sequence: MTVRVGINGFGRIGRNFYRALLAQQEQGGADIEVVAVNDITDNHTLAHLLKFDSILGRLPFDVSLDGEDTIVVGNRKISALEVREGPAAMPWGDLGVDVVVESTGLFTDAAKAKGHLDAGAKKVLISAPATNPDITIVLGVNDDKYDGSQNIISNASCTTNCLAPLAKVLHDEFGIVKGLMTTVHAYTQDQNLQDGPHKDLRRARAAALNIVPTSTGAAKAIGLVMPELKGKLDGYALRVPIPTGSVTDLTAELSKPAGAEEINAAFKAAAEGKLKGILKYYDAPIVSSDIVTDPHSSIFDSGLTKVIDNQAKVVSWYDNEWGYSNRLVDLVGLVGKSL
- a CDS encoding L,D-transpeptidase, with the protein product MRAVFRCVLAVVGIAASVAAGPADIRLAAASRPSGPPIASVLPARGAVVGVAHPIVVRFRVPIADRHAAERALDVRSAPAMTGRFEWLDNDVVQWVPDRFWPAHSTMALSVGGVATEFETGPAVVGVASISDHTFTVSIDGVEAGPTPPVPTPHHRPHFGEQGVLPASMGRPEFPTPVGTYTVLSKERSLIMDSSSVGIPVDDPDGYRLPVDYAVRITNHGLFVHSAPWAVNSLGLENVSHGCISLSPQDAEWYYNAVHVGDPVIVQE